A genomic stretch from Lysobacter ciconiae includes:
- a CDS encoding alpha/beta hydrolase: MRYTASLIAAAVLAAALAGCQPADGPASPSRAGEPLAGTHPFGSIDFAPCSLTSAEGGTATEAHCGQLEVAEDPAHPDGRRISLNIAWLQPSNAGAPDPVFFLAGGPGQAATGHAAAVKRMLSAVGKQRDIILVDQRGTGRSHPLDCRGPDGAPLPLDVMAEQSQADTLAYTRQCLQGLEGRADPRFYTTTDAVRDLDAVRAALGVEKINLVGVSYGTRVAQQYAARYPAHTRSVVLDGVAPNELVVGGEFATTVEDALGLQSAQCRQIEACAKRYPVDMREQLRTVMQTLRQSPVEVDYRDSRTNQTRHGTITADAVGSLAFMFSYLPQTASLLPLTIDEAAHGRYAPLMSLVQMSSDQMQGQINRGMNWSVVCAEDAGRYVPAPGAADTIMGSGLSEAFFAPCAQWPRGEVPADFHRPFTSEVPVLLLSGEFDPVTPPRYGEQVAAHLPNARHLVLKGQGHNVAFVGCMPKLLGQFVETADAKALDATCLDNLSYVPPFVNFNGWSP, encoded by the coding sequence ATGCGATACACAGCGTCATTGATTGCCGCAGCGGTGCTGGCGGCCGCGTTGGCCGGGTGTCAGCCGGCAGACGGGCCGGCGTCGCCGTCCCGTGCCGGCGAGCCGCTCGCGGGCACTCATCCGTTCGGCAGCATCGACTTTGCGCCCTGCTCGCTGACCAGCGCCGAGGGCGGGACGGCGACCGAGGCCCACTGCGGCCAGCTGGAGGTCGCCGAGGATCCGGCGCACCCGGACGGGCGCCGGATCTCGCTCAACATCGCCTGGCTGCAGCCGTCCAACGCCGGCGCGCCCGATCCGGTGTTCTTCCTTGCCGGCGGCCCGGGACAGGCCGCGACCGGGCACGCCGCCGCGGTGAAGCGGATGCTGTCCGCCGTCGGCAAGCAGCGCGACATCATCCTGGTCGACCAGCGCGGCACCGGCCGCTCGCATCCACTCGACTGCCGTGGTCCGGACGGGGCGCCGCTGCCGCTGGACGTGATGGCCGAGCAAAGCCAGGCCGACACCCTGGCGTACACGCGCCAGTGCCTGCAGGGGCTGGAAGGCCGCGCCGATCCGCGCTTCTACACCACCACCGATGCGGTGCGCGACCTGGACGCAGTGCGTGCCGCGCTGGGAGTGGAAAAGATCAACCTGGTCGGTGTGTCCTACGGCACCCGCGTCGCGCAGCAGTACGCGGCGAGGTACCCGGCGCACACCCGCAGCGTGGTGCTCGACGGCGTCGCTCCCAACGAGCTGGTCGTGGGCGGCGAGTTCGCCACCACCGTGGAGGATGCACTGGGCCTGCAGTCGGCGCAGTGCCGCCAGATCGAGGCCTGCGCCAAGCGCTACCCCGTCGACATGCGCGAGCAGCTGCGCACGGTGATGCAGACCCTGCGCCAGTCCCCGGTGGAGGTCGACTACCGCGACTCGCGGACCAACCAGACCCGGCACGGCACCATCACCGCCGACGCGGTGGGCAGCCTGGCGTTCATGTTTTCCTACCTCCCGCAGACGGCCTCCCTGCTGCCCTTGACCATCGACGAGGCGGCGCACGGGCGCTACGCACCGCTGATGTCGCTGGTGCAGATGAGCAGCGACCAGATGCAGGGCCAGATCAATCGCGGAATGAACTGGTCGGTCGTGTGCGCCGAGGATGCCGGTCGCTACGTGCCGGCCCCGGGGGCGGCGGATACCATCATGGGGAGCGGGCTTTCCGAAGCGTTTTTCGCGCCGTGTGCGCAGTGGCCCAGGGGCGAGGTGCCGGCGGACTTCCACCGGCCTTTCACGTCGGAGGTTCCGGTGCTGCTGCTGTCGGGCGAGTTCGACCCGGTGACCCCGCCCCGCTACGGCGAGCAGGTTGCCGCCCACCTGCCCAACGCACGCCATCTGGTGCTCAAGGGCCAGGGCCACAACGTGGCCTTCGTGGGCTGCATGCCCAAGCTGCTGGGCCAGTTCGTGGAAACCGCCGATGCCAAGGCGCTGGACGCCACCTGCCTGGACAACCTCAGCTACGTGCCGCCGTTCGTGAACTTCAACGGGTGGTCGCCATGA
- a CDS encoding ABC transporter permease has protein sequence MSATAKTRGVGAFAAMWTVMRKELRDFSRDRRTLLLTLLLGPLLYPVLLLGMGSLAENRAKTQLDKQLEVPVTGAERAPNLVAFLATVGIKAIDPPADLYAGVRSQDIDVALEIDEHFGADWEAGRPARVDLVMDSTRRNAEIPVQRLQQALAGYGSQVGALRLYARGIDASIMSPVALGTRDLATPEAKRGLMMSLLLPYLLIVMSFLGGAYLIMDATAGERERQSLEPLLATPAPRGAIVSGKIAAACAVGLVSLVLILLAFKLSAQFAGTMAQMLDVRFAAIAKLLLILLPMLFLGTTLLTFLAASAKSMKEAQSHMTWLMLLPMLPILVLAVNPMKSELWQYAVPFLAQNQMILKVIRGEAIGMDAWAVYLAAGVGLAAILWAAAVHRYGQERLAISG, from the coding sequence ATGAGCGCAACAGCGAAAACGCGCGGCGTCGGTGCCTTTGCCGCCATGTGGACGGTGATGCGCAAGGAACTGCGCGACTTCTCCCGCGACCGCCGCACCCTGCTGCTGACCCTGCTGCTGGGACCGCTGCTGTATCCGGTGCTGCTGCTGGGCATGGGCTCGCTGGCCGAGAACCGGGCCAAGACCCAGCTCGACAAGCAATTGGAGGTGCCGGTGACCGGTGCCGAGCGCGCCCCCAACCTGGTCGCCTTCCTGGCCACCGTGGGCATCAAGGCGATCGATCCGCCGGCCGACCTGTATGCCGGCGTCCGTTCGCAGGACATCGATGTCGCCCTGGAGATCGACGAGCACTTCGGCGCCGACTGGGAAGCCGGTCGCCCGGCGCGGGTCGATCTGGTGATGGACAGCACCCGTCGCAACGCCGAGATCCCGGTGCAGCGGCTGCAGCAGGCGCTTGCCGGTTATGGCAGCCAGGTCGGCGCGCTGCGCCTGTACGCACGCGGCATCGACGCCTCGATAATGAGTCCGGTGGCCTTGGGCACCCGCGACCTGGCAACTCCGGAGGCCAAGCGCGGCCTGATGATGTCGCTGCTGCTGCCCTATCTGCTCATCGTGATGTCCTTCCTCGGCGGCGCGTATCTGATCATGGACGCGACCGCAGGTGAGCGGGAACGGCAGTCGCTGGAACCGCTGCTGGCCACCCCGGCTCCGCGCGGGGCGATCGTCAGCGGCAAGATCGCCGCCGCCTGCGCGGTCGGCCTGGTCTCGCTGGTGCTGATCCTGCTGGCGTTCAAGCTCAGCGCGCAGTTCGCCGGCACCATGGCGCAGATGCTCGACGTGCGCTTCGCGGCGATCGCCAAACTGCTGCTGATCCTGCTGCCGATGCTGTTCCTGGGCACCACGCTGCTGACCTTCCTGGCGGCCAGCGCGAAAAGCATGAAGGAAGCCCAGAGTCACATGACCTGGCTGATGCTGCTGCCGATGCTGCCGATCCTGGTACTGGCGGTGAACCCGATGAAGTCCGAGCTGTGGCAGTACGCGGTGCCGTTCCTGGCCCAGAACCAGATGATCCTGAAGGTGATCCGCGGCGAAGCCATAGGCATGGATGCCTGGGCGGTCTACCTGGCCGCGGGCGTCGGCCTGGCGGCGATCCTGTGGGCCGCGGCGGTGCACCGTTACGGGCAGGAGCGGCTGGCCATTTCCGGCTGA
- a CDS encoding energy transducer TonB, producing the protein MGLALGACGKDEPATTADTAAADSPQAAAPAATPETVVADSVQAMSAEDLREAARKAYGDNRLYAPAGNNAVEYYLALREKNAGDAGVSSALTDLLPMTVIAIEQSIGREDFAEAERLTALLERAEPQHPALARLNSSIASRKQAVADRAVQEQVTAEQQVTRQAELERQRLIDQKQQQEQAAKALQEKQAADKAAEAAAAEAAAQEQRARERRAAEAAKPAEPAPPPRPTRPTAADLRPLSTPAPNFPADALRAGTSGEVQVEFTVGTDGSVTSARVVNAEPRRVFDRAAMDAVQRWRFQPISEPVTTRRTIAFTPGG; encoded by the coding sequence ATGGGCCTGGCGCTGGGCGCCTGCGGCAAGGACGAACCCGCAACGACGGCCGACACGGCCGCGGCGGACAGCCCGCAAGCCGCCGCGCCGGCGGCCACGCCTGAGACGGTGGTCGCCGACTCCGTGCAGGCGATGTCCGCCGAAGACCTGCGCGAAGCGGCCCGCAAGGCCTACGGCGACAACCGGCTGTACGCCCCGGCCGGCAACAATGCGGTCGAGTACTACCTGGCCCTGCGCGAGAAGAACGCGGGTGACGCCGGTGTCTCGAGTGCGCTGACCGACCTGCTGCCGATGACCGTGATCGCGATCGAGCAGAGCATCGGCCGCGAAGATTTCGCCGAAGCCGAGCGCCTGACCGCTTTGCTGGAGCGCGCCGAGCCGCAGCATCCCGCCCTGGCACGCCTGAATTCGAGCATCGCCTCGCGCAAGCAGGCAGTGGCGGATCGCGCGGTGCAGGAGCAGGTCACCGCCGAACAGCAGGTCACTCGACAGGCCGAGCTGGAGCGCCAGCGCCTGATCGACCAGAAGCAGCAGCAGGAGCAGGCGGCCAAGGCCCTGCAGGAAAAGCAGGCGGCCGACAAAGCCGCCGAGGCCGCCGCCGCGGAGGCGGCCGCGCAAGAGCAGCGGGCCCGGGAGCGGCGTGCCGCGGAGGCGGCCAAGCCGGCCGAACCCGCGCCGCCGCCGCGCCCGACCCGGCCGACCGCGGCCGACTTGCGTCCGCTGTCGACGCCGGCGCCCAATTTCCCGGCGGATGCATTGCGCGCGGGCACCTCTGGTGAGGTCCAGGTGGAATTCACCGTCGGCACCGACGGTTCGGTGACCAGTGCGCGCGTGGTGAACGCCGAACCGCGGCGGGTGTTTGACCGCGCGGCGATGGACGCGGTGCAGCGCTGGCGCTTCCAGCCGATCTCCGAGCCGGTCACCACGCGCCGTACCATCGCGTTCACTCCCGGCGGCTGA
- a CDS encoding ABC transporter ATP-binding protein, translated as MITAENLHKGFKTKSGTVKAVDGVDFTALDGQITGLLGPNGAGKTTTLRMLYTLMKPDAGAITVDGIDAAADPAAVRQVLGVLPDARGVYKRLTARENIAYFGQLHGLSAATIAERTRALSAALDMEEILDRQTDGFSQGQRTKTAIARALVHDPRNVILDEPTNGLDVMTTRAMRGFLRHLRDEGRCVIFSSHIMQEVAALCDRIVIIAKGKVVAAGSADELREQFHEANLEDAFVKAIGSEEGLHA; from the coding sequence ATGATCACCGCCGAGAACCTGCACAAAGGCTTCAAGACCAAGTCCGGCACCGTCAAGGCGGTCGACGGCGTGGACTTCACCGCGCTGGACGGCCAGATCACCGGCCTGCTGGGGCCCAACGGGGCCGGCAAGACCACCACCTTGCGCATGCTTTACACGCTGATGAAGCCCGACGCCGGCGCAATCACGGTCGACGGCATCGATGCGGCGGCCGACCCGGCCGCGGTGCGCCAGGTGCTGGGCGTGCTGCCGGACGCGCGCGGCGTGTACAAGCGCCTGACCGCCCGCGAGAACATCGCCTACTTCGGCCAGCTGCATGGCCTCAGTGCAGCCACCATCGCCGAGCGCACCCGCGCGCTCTCGGCCGCGCTGGACATGGAGGAGATCCTCGACCGCCAGACCGACGGCTTCAGCCAGGGCCAGCGCACCAAGACGGCAATCGCCCGCGCGCTGGTGCACGACCCGCGCAACGTCATCCTCGACGAGCCCACCAACGGCCTGGACGTGATGACCACGCGCGCGATGCGCGGCTTTCTCAGGCACCTGCGCGACGAGGGCCGCTGCGTGATCTTCTCCAGCCACATCATGCAGGAGGTCGCCGCGCTGTGTGACCGGATCGTCATCATCGCCAAGGGCAAGGTCGTCGCCGCCGGCAGCGCGGACGAGCTGCGCGAGCAGTTCCACGAGGCCAACCTGGAGGACGCCTTCGTCAAGGCGATCGGCAGCGAAGAGGGCCTGCACGCATGA